GTTCGCTTTCTCTTAATCTGCTTAAGTAGCGATTTATGTTCTGTTTCTAAAAACTCCAAGCGGATATGTAATTGAGAGAGGGCTAATGGAGTTACTTCAGTTGATTGTAATGGAAGTGATTTTTTGCGAGCCATGAAACACGTATGTAAGTTTAAGGTTTAAAATGTAATTGTCAAAGTTGTTTTGTCAATTCGAAAAGAACATATCTAGTGATAATACATGAACGGTGGATACTTTTTTTGTCAAGAATTTCTGTGATGGGCATAGGTCAGATCATATATATTGTTACTATCGGGAAGCGCACTATGCGAGAAAAATTATAAAATATCACGATAAGAATGACACCACAAGACACACGACAATACGCACCAGCAACTGAGCGCAACCGAGAAGCAATTCTAGAAATACTTTTGCAGGTATTACCCGAAAGTGGCACTATTTTAGAAATAGCAAGTGGTACTGGTGAACACGCAGTCTTTTTTGCATCCAGATTAAGTCCTCGCCAGTGGCTACCAACAGATGCAAATTTAGAGTTACGAGCCAGCATTAGTGCATGGACTGAACACAACGCCTGTGATAACGTTTATCCACCGCTTGAGCTAGATGTTAGAGAGCCAGTTTGGGCTGTGGAGCAAGGGGAAGTAACTCAGTGGCTTGATAGAGAGCCAATTGTCGCCATTGTCAACATTAATATGATTCACATTTCACCGTGGTCAGCCTGTTTGGGGCTAATGGCAGGGGCAGGCCGTATCCTAAAAGCAGGAGGTATCCTCTATTTGTATGGCCCCTTCAAACAAGGTGGCGAACATACAGCAGCGAGTAATGCAGCTTTTGACGAATATTTACACGCCCAAAACCAAGAATGGGGTGTGCGAAACTTGGATGATGTAGTGGTAGCAGCTAGGGCAGAACATTTCATTTTGAAACAGATTTACCAAATGCCAGCCAATAATCTTTCAGTCGTGTTTGAACGTTCCGCTAATGAATAATTCCTGGAAATAATAGAGTTGTCGGGAAATAAAAGATAAGTGAGGCAATGCTGGTCTTGTAATTGGGATTCTCTTAAGCAGCCATCAAGTAGAAGTTCCATAATCCTGCTGCGGTCAGCATCAAATGGTCATCAAAGTTTTCAATCCGATTACGATAAATGACACTGGCGGCGTTGTAGCGCTTCACACCAGCAAAGGCATTTTCGCAAACTACACGGGATTGACTCAATTGACGATTCTCCGTTTTTTGAAGGTCACTTAACTTGCCCCCTTTGGGCTTTTTGTGAGGAAGATGGAGATTGTCATACTGCTTCTGTAATCCCTGAAAGCCCGAGTCTACTTCAATCGGAATTTCATCAGGCACACTACCTGCAATGTCATCTTCGTCATGAAAACGTTTGTCATGCAGTTTGCCTTCTCGTGCTTTGCTTAAGATCAAGACCCGTTTGGTTTCATCAACTGCCGCCAAGTGTTTACGCGTATGACGTTTCTTTTTACCGGAGTAATTCTGTTGTTGTTGTTCTCTTTCTTGAGGTCGCGCAATTGGGCGTTCTGTCCCATCAATCATCACTCGTTGCACTCCTGGAAAGCGTGACAAAAATGCTTCAATGCTTTGGAGATGGCGTTCCGGCAGCGCCATCTTCTGTCCCAAAGCCGCTTCTAATATTGGCTGCAATCGATGCATCCACTCATGTGCCTGGGAGCGATGCATATCAAAGAGCAGTCCCGCCACATCAAAGGTCGGATA
The Nostoc punctiforme PCC 73102 genome window above contains:
- a CDS encoding DUF938 domain-containing protein, whose protein sequence is MTPQDTRQYAPATERNREAILEILLQVLPESGTILEIASGTGEHAVFFASRLSPRQWLPTDANLELRASISAWTEHNACDNVYPPLELDVREPVWAVEQGEVTQWLDREPIVAIVNINMIHISPWSACLGLMAGAGRILKAGGILYLYGPFKQGGEHTAASNAAFDEYLHAQNQEWGVRNLDDVVVAARAEHFILKQIYQMPANNLSVVFERSANE
- a CDS encoding transposase; translated protein: MMLNIEGALKQDRLLRALTGLNRKAFDALLPTFTTMYLDTQQAKPRQRGLGGGRKARLLTAQDKLFFILFYFKCYPTFDVAGLLFDMHRSQAHEWMHRLQPILEAALGQKMALPERHLQSIEAFLSRFPGVQRVMIDGTERPIARPQEREQQQQNYSGKKKRHTRKHLAAVDETKRVLILSKAREGKLHDKRFHDEDDIAGSVPDEIPIEVDSGFQGLQKQYDNLHLPHKKPKGGKLSDLQKTENRQLSQSRVVCENAFAGVKRYNAASVIYRNRIENFDDHLMLTAAGLWNFYLMAA